A stretch of the Candidatus Paceibacterota bacterium genome encodes the following:
- a CDS encoding SIS domain-containing protein — MKAHIDSLAHVVMAIHDDEALHSGFSNAVEILSEAVPHRRKILVAGNGGSAGEAQRFALAFVVKFQKEHEAYPALSLASDPSVLTAIGNDFGFAEEFVRQVEAFGEADDIFVALSVSGNSENVIRAAVRAKELGMKTIALIGKGGGKMKGICDAEMIIPSEDGSRIQEMHLFILDALCAEMENSFK; from the coding sequence ATGAAAGCGCACATCGATAGTTTGGCTCATGTTGTCATGGCGATACATGACGACGAAGCACTCCACTCAGGATTTAGTAACGCAGTCGAAATACTCAGTGAGGCAGTTCCTCATCGCAGGAAGATTCTCGTTGCAGGAAACGGTGGCAGTGCAGGAGAAGCGCAACGCTTCGCACTCGCATTTGTAGTGAAATTCCAAAAGGAACACGAGGCATATCCTGCCCTCTCACTCGCATCGGACCCATCAGTGCTCACCGCGATTGGTAATGATTTTGGTTTTGCTGAGGAGTTTGTACGTCAAGTTGAAGCTTTTGGTGAGGCCGACGATATTTTCGTCGCACTCTCCGTGAGTGGCAACTCAGAAAATGTCATTCGTGCAGCAGTAAGAGCAAAGGAACTCGGCATGAAGACCATTGCCCTCATTGGTAAGGGTGGCGGAAAAATGAAAGGCATTTGTGACGCAGAGATGATCATTCCATCAGAGGACGGATCACGTATCCAAGAAATGCATCTTTTCATTCTCGATGCATTGTGCGCTGAGATGGAAAACAGCTTCAAATAA
- the murD gene encoding UDP-N-acetylmuramoyl-L-alanine--D-glutamate ligase, giving the protein MEKENLKGKKALVMGLGLHGGGVATTKWLASKGAKVTATDMRTRKVLKPSIDALKDVKVRYVLGKHDEKDFAAHDIVVANPGVPRESPFLAIARKAGKRIVNDVTLFFDTAVQPVVAVTGTRGKTTTTLWIANLLAKKWPQTRPSGNTPENALLKEIVRIKGKDIPVVAELSSWQLEFLPGAKRAPHVSVITNIYPDHLNRYGGIEQYATAKGGIFANQTSGDFLVLNAEDKWTSFFLKMKPQGMIFFTSRKELPARKNGLFVRDGYAVFRAAGIEQKLVRVDRFLRERGPHSLQNLLAALLAVKLFAPEINVSEKDILALKNPVMRQEEVYADKHITVINDSCATSPDGVAAVLTRFGKMPKEKLILITGGTDKQLHYDDLARALRSTLPKEQIVFLEGTGTTKLIAALKKAKYLKVDPVQYKTLEECVRKAWELTLGLAKGEKAIIAFSPGGSSFEKFLHEFARGAAFNELVKKFWK; this is encoded by the coding sequence ATGGAAAAGGAAAATTTGAAAGGCAAGAAGGCGCTCGTGATGGGGCTTGGGCTTCATGGCGGAGGTGTTGCTACGACAAAATGGCTCGCAAGTAAAGGAGCAAAGGTGACCGCAACAGACATGCGTACGCGCAAGGTACTTAAACCAAGTATCGATGCACTCAAGGATGTAAAGGTTCGTTATGTGCTAGGGAAACATGATGAAAAGGATTTTGCTGCACACGACATCGTTGTTGCAAATCCTGGCGTACCTCGTGAGTCACCATTTCTCGCAATCGCAAGAAAGGCGGGGAAGCGTATCGTGAATGACGTGACACTTTTCTTCGATACGGCCGTGCAGCCTGTTGTTGCGGTCACGGGGACCCGCGGAAAGACGACGACGACGTTATGGATCGCGAATTTACTCGCGAAGAAATGGCCACAGACACGCCCTTCAGGTAATACTCCAGAGAATGCATTGCTGAAAGAGATCGTACGCATCAAAGGAAAAGATATTCCCGTCGTCGCTGAGCTCTCTTCGTGGCAACTTGAGTTCCTGCCGGGGGCAAAGCGTGCACCACACGTCTCAGTGATTACGAATATCTACCCTGATCACTTGAATCGTTATGGAGGAATCGAACAATACGCCACTGCGAAAGGCGGAATATTCGCAAATCAAACTAGTGGAGATTTCCTAGTGCTTAATGCGGAGGATAAATGGACATCATTTTTCCTCAAGATGAAACCGCAAGGTATGATTTTCTTTACGAGTCGCAAAGAGTTGCCGGCGCGAAAGAATGGATTATTTGTTCGTGACGGTTATGCCGTGTTTCGAGCAGCAGGGATCGAGCAAAAGTTAGTGCGCGTCGATCGATTTCTTAGAGAGCGGGGACCACACAGCTTGCAGAATCTTCTTGCCGCACTGCTTGCGGTAAAACTCTTTGCACCCGAAATAAATGTGAGCGAAAAAGATATTCTCGCACTCAAGAATCCAGTGATGCGTCAGGAAGAAGTATATGCTGATAAGCATATTACCGTCATAAACGATAGTTGCGCAACAAGCCCTGATGGGGTTGCTGCCGTGCTCACTCGTTTCGGGAAGATGCCGAAGGAAAAACTCATCCTGATTACTGGGGGAACTGATAAGCAGCTTCATTATGACGACCTCGCACGTGCACTGCGCAGCACGCTTCCAAAGGAGCAAATTGTGTTTCTCGAAGGAACAGGGACGACGAAGCTCATTGCTGCACTCAAAAAGGCGAAATACCTCAAGGTGGATCCAGTCCAATATAAGACACTTGAGGAATGTGTGCGCAAGGCGTGGGAATTGACATTGGGGCTAGCGAAGGGGGAGAAGGCAATTATCGCATTTTCTCCTGGAGGTTCCTCTTTTGAGAAATTCCTTCATGAGTTTGCTCGTGGGGCGGCATTTAATGAATTAGTCAAAAAGTTCTGGAAATAA
- a CDS encoding acetate/propionate family kinase codes for MEQIIVNIGSSSKKYALYKGNEKLIVWHFEKVGQEFKLAVTDGGRIEVMITSEEFQHAIDRVIADCTARGIATIGAIAVRTVAPGDYFAEHRVVDDEFMEKFEAQEYLAPLHIHPARLELALIRAALPNTRLISASDSAFHHTMPNVAKSYGLSAKVVDEFGFARYGYHGHSVASIWDRLNEHASEVAITRTIVLHLGSGASITALRDGKTIDTSMGFTPLEGLMMGTRSGTIDPSIIFALLSAGKTRAEIETLCNKESGLLGLSGVSSDMRDIIRLSGEGDEKAKLALDLFVYQVVKTVGSYIAVLGGLDALVFTAAIGEGAPVVRNRIIESLSAFGLALNPALNAQLVGTPGEAAFLDISADNSSARILVVQTNESASILKALREHLD; via the coding sequence ATGGAACAAATAATTGTAAATATCGGAAGTTCTTCCAAGAAATACGCACTCTATAAGGGCAATGAAAAACTCATTGTTTGGCATTTTGAAAAAGTTGGACAGGAGTTCAAGCTCGCAGTGACTGATGGAGGACGAATCGAAGTGATGATCACTTCCGAGGAGTTTCAGCATGCGATTGATCGTGTGATTGCTGATTGTACTGCCCGTGGTATCGCCACGATTGGTGCGATTGCAGTGCGCACAGTTGCCCCTGGAGATTATTTCGCAGAGCATCGTGTCGTGGATGATGAATTTATGGAGAAATTTGAGGCACAGGAATATCTTGCGCCGCTCCATATACATCCTGCACGGCTCGAGCTCGCACTCATTCGCGCTGCACTTCCGAATACAAGACTGATCTCAGCGTCCGATAGTGCATTCCATCACACGATGCCTAACGTGGCGAAGAGTTATGGCCTCTCTGCAAAAGTGGTTGATGAATTTGGTTTTGCACGTTATGGATACCACGGACACTCCGTCGCCTCAATATGGGATAGACTGAATGAACATGCATCTGAGGTTGCAATTACGCGCACGATCGTGCTTCATCTCGGCAGCGGCGCAAGCATTACCGCACTTCGTGACGGAAAGACCATTGATACATCGATGGGCTTTACTCCGCTTGAGGGCTTGATGATGGGGACGCGTAGTGGGACTATTGACCCAAGCATTATCTTTGCACTACTTTCGGCAGGGAAGACTCGTGCGGAGATCGAGACGCTTTGCAATAAAGAATCTGGACTTCTCGGACTCTCTGGAGTAAGTAGTGATATGCGCGATATCATCAGGCTCTCGGGGGAGGGTGACGAAAAGGCAAAGCTCGCACTTGATCTCTTTGTGTATCAAGTCGTGAAGACCGTAGGGAGTTATATCGCAGTCCTTGGTGGACTCGATGCACTCGTCTTTACTGCTGCTATTGGAGAAGGGGCACCTGTGGTGCGCAATCGCATCATCGAAAGTCTTTCAGCGTTCGGCCTTGCGCTTAACCCTGCATTGAATGCGCAGCTCGTTGGTACTCCTGGCGAGGCAGCGTTCCTTGATATTTCTGCTGATAATTCATCCGCACGCATACTCGTAGTGCAGACGAATGAATCCGCGAGTATCTTGAAAGCTTTGCGTGAACATCTTGATTAA
- a CDS encoding Hsp20/alpha crystallin family protein: MHKHLLPYRDNFFEDFFTGDMRLPSLFEERTGRLLGFPRIDVRDEAKHLVVTANIPGIAAKDVHIDVEDNMLTLSGSVSREEEEGKKDSDYYRMEREEGSFARTITLPTGVDRSGIEAKTKNGVLTIILPKKSEEQKSRINIREE, translated from the coding sequence ATGCATAAACATTTACTTCCCTATCGCGACAACTTCTTCGAAGATTTTTTCACCGGGGACATGCGTCTCCCAAGTCTATTCGAGGAGCGCACCGGTAGACTCCTTGGATTCCCTCGCATTGATGTACGCGATGAAGCAAAGCATCTCGTCGTCACTGCAAACATCCCTGGCATAGCAGCAAAAGACGTACATATTGACGTTGAAGATAATATGCTCACCCTCAGCGGAAGCGTCTCGCGCGAAGAAGAGGAGGGTAAAAAAGATTCGGACTACTATCGCATGGAGCGAGAAGAAGGGTCTTTTGCTCGCACAATCACACTTCCTACTGGAGTAGATCGTAGTGGCATTGAAGCGAAAACGAAAAATGGTGTACTCACAATCATCCTTCCGAAAAAATCAGAGGAACAAAAATCGAGAATCAACATCAGAGAAGAATAA
- a CDS encoding L,D-transpeptidase family protein codes for MRTAPTHAKLFMLSGALCSGAAFAIAFASALPNVHGAQMTAAAVGSAPATNTAALPPNQISLKDFAALSVLFDGRSNVIDAPVSDEREISVNLDAKTLIVTEGTTTVASFSILSIGRPGTFWETPAGDYAVKTKETKHLSSIGNTWMPWSMQFYGNFFIHGWPTYQDGTDVPKGYSGGCIRLSTPDAEKLFGLVRVNTRMHVTGGTLPLPSNEMRYYMRDTGALPEVSAQAFSVFDEETGQVLWSHGEDALVHPGRLVALMTALVSVETIDQYKYIDFEKLVKGKDVASARATDVGAVQVGALLYPLLFDGSDIAAKGIVKLRGEKVFRNYMNEKSKAIGMMSTEWSGGTSLTVSTTTPRDLAKLLSYSDTQKSFLMKATLTEEHSFEPFGQARFSWKNKNAWLLDSRFQGGLLVKEKDGTSNSLSLYDLPVSEFGTRKIGFVVIGSRHAEDDLAAIREYAGTHFFYGSQNGVEAVYAATSDLAAKVEEMKLIKEQLLN; via the coding sequence ATGCGCACTGCACCAACACATGCAAAATTGTTCATGCTCTCTGGGGCGCTTTGCTCTGGTGCGGCTTTTGCTATCGCTTTTGCCTCTGCTCTTCCGAATGTTCATGGTGCGCAGATGACTGCAGCAGCCGTCGGCAGTGCTCCTGCGACCAATACTGCAGCATTACCTCCAAATCAAATATCACTTAAAGATTTTGCTGCACTCTCTGTATTATTCGATGGTCGAAGTAATGTTATTGATGCCCCGGTGTCTGATGAGCGTGAGATCAGTGTGAACCTTGATGCGAAAACGCTTATAGTCACTGAGGGGACAACAACCGTTGCGTCATTTTCTATTCTTTCAATAGGTCGTCCAGGGACATTTTGGGAGACACCTGCAGGTGACTATGCGGTGAAGACGAAGGAGACAAAGCATTTGTCTTCGATTGGGAATACGTGGATGCCATGGAGCATGCAATTTTACGGAAATTTCTTTATTCACGGATGGCCGACCTATCAGGATGGTACGGATGTTCCTAAGGGGTATTCTGGTGGGTGTATCAGGCTCTCGACTCCCGATGCCGAAAAACTTTTCGGTCTTGTGCGTGTGAATACCCGCATGCACGTAACGGGTGGTACACTTCCGCTTCCAAGCAACGAGATGCGCTACTATATGCGTGATACGGGAGCGCTTCCCGAGGTGAGTGCACAGGCATTTTCGGTGTTTGATGAAGAGACAGGTCAAGTGCTCTGGAGTCATGGTGAGGACGCGCTGGTGCATCCGGGGCGACTCGTCGCGCTCATGACTGCACTTGTCTCAGTGGAGACAATCGATCAATATAAATATATTGATTTTGAAAAATTAGTGAAGGGAAAAGATGTTGCGAGCGCAAGAGCAACCGATGTCGGTGCTGTGCAAGTTGGCGCATTGCTTTACCCACTCCTCTTTGATGGAAGCGATATTGCCGCAAAAGGAATTGTAAAGTTACGCGGAGAAAAAGTATTTCGCAACTACATGAATGAGAAGTCGAAGGCAATCGGGATGATGAGCACAGAGTGGAGTGGAGGCACGAGCCTCACTGTATCGACAACAACACCACGAGATCTCGCAAAATTACTTTCATACTCAGATACTCAAAAGAGTTTCCTCATGAAGGCGACACTTACTGAAGAGCATTCATTTGAGCCATTCGGGCAGGCACGTTTTTCTTGGAAGAACAAAAATGCGTGGCTGCTCGATTCGCGATTCCAAGGCGGACTGCTCGTTAAGGAAAAGGATGGAACGTCGAATTCGCTCTCGCTCTATGATTTGCCAGTCAGTGAATTCGGAACTCGTAAGATCGGCTTTGTTGTTATCGGGAGCAGGCATGCTGAGGATGACCTCGCTGCGATTAGAGAGTATGCGGGAACACACTTCTTCTATGGATCACAAAATGGAGTAGAAGCTGTGTATGCCGCAACTTCCGATCTCGCCGCAAAGGTGGAAGAGATGAAGCTTATTAAAGAGCAGCTGCTTAATTAA
- a CDS encoding prepilin-type N-terminal cleavage/methylation domain-containing protein: MKYERGFSLVELLVVIATMVLLSSVILATIGAARVKARLAKRVSDFREVKLALDMYYDANGSYPSTGGLTRSECALWGSFSANNVIPGLAPIYISAIPSEPTADKVGSISCYIYISNGIEYAFIDRLINEPGFVASSQPQLVDTTRVNTWKIYSPGASLW; the protein is encoded by the coding sequence ATGAAATATGAGCGCGGATTTAGCCTTGTTGAGCTACTTGTTGTCATTGCGACAATGGTGTTGCTTTCAAGTGTCATACTTGCGACCATTGGCGCTGCGCGTGTGAAAGCAAGGCTCGCAAAACGTGTTTCTGATTTTCGTGAGGTGAAGTTGGCTCTCGATATGTATTATGACGCGAATGGGTCTTACCCAAGCACAGGAGGTCTGACGCGTTCAGAATGTGCGCTCTGGGGTTCGTTTTCCGCGAATAATGTAATCCCTGGTTTGGCACCAATTTATATTAGTGCAATACCGTCTGAGCCTACAGCGGATAAAGTTGGTAGTATAAGTTGTTATATTTATATATCCAATGGTATCGAGTATGCATTTATTGATAGATTGATTAACGAGCCAGGATTTGTGGCAAGTTCACAGCCGCAACTAGTAGATACGACGAGAGTGAATACTTGGAAAATATATTCTCCAGGGGCAAGTCTCTGGTAA
- a CDS encoding phosphoketolase family protein — translation MTENDTIARLQKYVRAANYLSAIQIYLRGNYMLTEPLREEHIKPRLLGHWGSVPGINFLYAHLNRLIIEKNVDMMFVLGPGHGFPGLQANVFLEGSLTQFHPTILRDEAGIAEIARKFSWPYGFPSHSSPETPGVILEGGELGYSLASSYGAVLDNPELIVTCLVGDGEAETGPLATAWHANKLISPKKDGAVLPVLHLNGYKISGPTFFGRMSDEELMDLFHGYGYAPMIVDEYKGDVDAQMIRALDQAYEEIRMIQEAARSGVEVVAPRFPMIVMRTPKGWSGIKELQGEKYEDNCLSHQVVGLEARTDPEQRAAVEAWMRSYNFHELFVDGKFTDEIMSLVPNEHLRMGSTKHACTATRELLKLTLPEVALKTTDKRGIDVASSMKQVGIYLAEVMKANKEQGNISLFSPDETYSNKLDAVFKATTRSFNWPRKPWDKDLAPGGHVYEMLSEHTMQGMMQGYILTGRHGVLASYEAFVQVITSMVDQYAKYLRICLELPWRGDCPSANYILTSSSWRQDHNGFSHQNPGFISDMLSRHGDFVHVYFPADANSAALVMQHCLESKNSINVIAAGKTDEPLWLTDAEAKEELKHGISTWQFASDENPEIVMAASGSYMVKEALAAISLAKDEYPTLRTRFVNVLEFSALNGIGGTDCVPPRPHFHDFFTVDKPVIFNFHGYTEAVKAILFDNPHESNPNRFHVHGYSESGSTTTPFDMHVRNKTSRYHLVIDIFTTLMERDWIARDFGMGIVAKYEEKLKAHRSYIIEHGMDPDEIDAWTWNK, via the coding sequence ATGACTGAAAATGACACCATTGCTCGTTTGCAGAAATATGTTCGCGCCGCGAATTATCTCTCTGCCATTCAGATTTATTTACGCGGAAATTATATGCTCACGGAGCCGCTTCGCGAAGAACATATCAAGCCACGATTGCTTGGTCACTGGGGAAGCGTTCCAGGAATAAATTTCCTTTATGCGCACCTTAATCGTCTGATTATTGAGAAGAATGTCGACATGATGTTCGTCCTTGGACCAGGACACGGTTTTCCTGGACTTCAGGCGAATGTTTTTCTCGAGGGCTCGCTTACACAGTTTCATCCAACAATTCTTCGTGACGAAGCAGGCATCGCAGAGATTGCTCGTAAGTTTAGTTGGCCATATGGCTTCCCGAGCCACTCAAGTCCTGAGACTCCCGGAGTGATTCTTGAGGGTGGGGAACTTGGTTATTCACTCGCATCATCATATGGTGCGGTGCTCGATAATCCCGAACTGATCGTTACTTGTCTTGTTGGAGACGGTGAAGCTGAGACAGGTCCGCTCGCGACTGCTTGGCATGCAAATAAACTCATTAGCCCAAAGAAGGATGGTGCCGTGCTCCCTGTGCTCCACTTAAATGGCTACAAGATCTCAGGTCCCACATTCTTCGGACGTATGAGCGATGAGGAATTGATGGATCTCTTCCATGGCTATGGCTATGCTCCGATGATCGTTGATGAATATAAGGGCGACGTTGATGCACAGATGATCCGTGCGCTTGACCAGGCATACGAAGAAATTCGCATGATCCAAGAGGCAGCACGCTCTGGTGTTGAGGTGGTTGCACCGCGATTTCCAATGATTGTGATGCGTACACCAAAGGGCTGGTCAGGTATCAAGGAATTGCAGGGTGAGAAGTATGAGGATAATTGTCTCTCGCACCAAGTTGTTGGACTCGAGGCGCGCACCGATCCCGAGCAGCGCGCGGCAGTGGAGGCGTGGATGCGCTCATATAACTTCCATGAGCTCTTTGTTGATGGGAAGTTTACCGATGAGATCATGTCGCTTGTGCCAAATGAGCACTTGCGCATGGGAAGCACCAAGCATGCATGTACTGCAACTCGTGAATTGCTCAAGCTCACACTTCCTGAAGTCGCGCTCAAGACGACGGATAAGCGTGGTATCGATGTAGCAAGCTCGATGAAGCAAGTAGGTATCTATCTTGCAGAGGTCATGAAGGCCAATAAGGAGCAAGGCAATATTTCACTCTTTTCTCCAGATGAGACCTACTCGAATAAGCTCGATGCAGTATTTAAGGCAACGACTCGTTCATTCAATTGGCCTCGAAAGCCATGGGATAAGGACTTAGCTCCTGGTGGACATGTCTATGAAATGCTCTCTGAGCATACGATGCAGGGAATGATGCAGGGTTATATTTTGACCGGTCGCCATGGTGTACTCGCTTCATATGAAGCATTCGTTCAGGTGATTACGAGCATGGTGGATCAGTACGCGAAGTATCTTCGTATCTGTCTTGAGCTTCCATGGAGAGGCGATTGTCCTTCTGCGAACTATATCCTCACGTCATCAAGTTGGCGCCAAGATCATAATGGCTTCTCACACCAGAATCCAGGATTCATCTCGGATATGCTTTCTCGTCACGGAGATTTTGTGCACGTTTATTTCCCCGCAGATGCAAACTCTGCAGCACTCGTAATGCAGCACTGCTTGGAATCAAAGAATTCGATCAACGTGATTGCAGCAGGAAAGACCGACGAACCACTATGGCTTACTGATGCGGAAGCGAAGGAGGAGCTGAAACACGGAATCAGTACGTGGCAATTCGCAAGTGATGAAAATCCAGAAATCGTGATGGCTGCTTCAGGTAGTTACATGGTGAAGGAGGCACTAGCTGCTATCTCGCTTGCAAAGGACGAGTATCCAACATTGCGCACGCGTTTCGTGAATGTGCTCGAGTTCTCGGCATTGAATGGAATCGGAGGAACTGATTGTGTGCCACCACGCCCACACTTCCATGATTTCTTCACGGTGGATAAGCCAGTCATTTTCAATTTCCACGGTTATACCGAGGCGGTGAAAGCAATCTTGTTTGATAATCCTCATGAGTCAAACCCGAACCGTTTCCATGTGCACGGCTACTCTGAGAGTGGTTCAACGACTACTCCATTTGATATGCATGTGCGCAACAAGACAAGTCGTTACCATCTCGTAATTGATATCTTCACAACCCTCATGGAGCGTGACTGGATAGCACGAGACTTTGGAATGGGAATTGTTGCAAAGTATGAGGAGAAGCTCAAAGCACACCGCTCGTATATTATTGAACACGGAATGGATCCTGATGAAATTGACGCATGGACATGGAACAAATAA
- a CDS encoding divalent metal cation transporter: protein MNEEQFEHALEKAFEEPSKLLDEGIEFIQKEEQMLISKKPFKVAEEYWETIGPGLTTGAADDDPSGIATYSQTGAQYGPQLIWLSAFSFPFMATVQEMCARIGLVTGHGLAANIRKNYPRWTLYLITSVLLIANTFNIGADFGAMAQGVQLIFPKMSFALLVIGFGVVSALLQIFTTYARYAKILKYLSFTLLAYIFAALMSELNWPDVFRHLAMPSMTFDKDQILLVCAILGTTISPYLFFWQTAQEVEEQNLQGKEDENLWQQNIEPGTIKKMRKDVVSGMFFSNLVMFFIIAACAGTLFTHGVTNIATAADAAEALRPFAGDLAFYLFAIGIVGVGMLAIPVLAGSSAYAISESFGFKHGLYRKLKEAYAFYGVIIVSVVIGIGLNFIGLDPMKALIYSAVANGIVAPIALVFIVKISSSKEIMGEYANSRLLSTLGWVTIGMMSVAGVAAIISLFY, encoded by the coding sequence ATGAACGAAGAACAATTCGAACATGCACTCGAGAAAGCTTTTGAGGAACCCTCGAAGCTGCTCGATGAAGGCATAGAGTTCATCCAAAAAGAGGAGCAGATGCTCATTAGTAAAAAACCATTCAAGGTTGCGGAAGAATACTGGGAGACGATCGGTCCGGGTCTCACTACGGGCGCCGCAGATGATGATCCATCAGGAATTGCGACCTATTCTCAAACAGGTGCGCAGTATGGACCACAGCTCATTTGGCTTTCTGCCTTTTCGTTTCCATTCATGGCTACAGTGCAGGAAATGTGTGCACGCATTGGGCTGGTGACGGGTCATGGCCTTGCAGCGAATATTCGCAAGAACTATCCCCGCTGGACACTGTATCTTATTACATCAGTGCTTCTTATTGCGAATACATTCAACATCGGTGCGGATTTTGGTGCGATGGCGCAGGGAGTGCAGCTCATATTCCCAAAGATGAGTTTCGCTCTTCTTGTGATTGGTTTTGGTGTTGTGAGTGCGTTGCTCCAAATTTTTACCACATATGCGCGGTACGCGAAGATTTTGAAATATCTTTCATTCACTCTTCTCGCATATATCTTTGCTGCACTCATGAGTGAACTGAACTGGCCAGATGTATTTAGGCACCTTGCGATGCCTTCCATGACCTTTGATAAGGATCAAATTCTTCTGGTCTGCGCCATCTTGGGTACAACGATTTCTCCTTATCTTTTCTTCTGGCAAACTGCACAAGAAGTCGAAGAACAGAATTTGCAGGGAAAGGAAGATGAAAATCTTTGGCAGCAGAATATCGAACCAGGAACGATCAAGAAGATGCGTAAAGATGTGGTGAGTGGAATGTTCTTTTCGAATCTTGTCATGTTCTTCATTATCGCTGCATGTGCGGGTACCCTCTTCACGCATGGGGTGACGAACATTGCAACTGCGGCAGACGCAGCCGAGGCACTACGACCATTTGCGGGCGATCTGGCTTTCTATCTCTTCGCCATTGGTATCGTAGGCGTTGGTATGCTCGCGATCCCCGTGCTTGCGGGTTCGAGCGCGTATGCTATTTCTGAGAGTTTCGGTTTTAAGCACGGTCTCTACCGCAAGCTCAAAGAGGCGTATGCATTCTATGGCGTCATCATTGTTTCTGTGGTTATTGGAATCGGATTGAATTTCATCGGACTTGATCCAATGAAAGCACTTATCTATTCCGCAGTTGCAAACGGCATCGTTGCGCCGATAGCTCTTGTTTTCATTGTGAAGATAAGCAGTAGCAAGGAAATCATGGGTGAGTACGCAAACAGCAGGCTCCTCAGCACGCTTGGGTGGGTGACGATCGGCATGATGTCAGTCGCTGGCGTTGCGGCAATAATTTCACTCTTTTACTAG